In the genome of Nonomuraea sp. NBC_00507, the window GAGGATCTCCACACGCTGGCGGTCGCCGACGCCGAGGTCCTCCACGAGCTTGTCCGGATCGACCCTCAGGCCGTGGCTGTCGGCCAGCTGGGTGATGCGCGAGCGGGCGGCGGCCGTGTCGAGCATGCCGGCCTTCTTCGGCTCGGCGCCGAGAACGATGTTCTCCAGCACGGTGAGGTTGTCGGCCAGCATGAAGTGCTGGTGAACCATGCCGATGCCGACCGCGATGGCGTCACTGGGCGTGCGGAAGCCGACCTCGGTGCCGTTGACCTTGATGGTGCCCTCGTCCGGCTTCTGCATGCCGTACAGGATCTTCATCAGGGTGGATTTGCCTGCGCCGTTCTCGCCGACGATGGCATGCACCGTGCCGGGGTCGACGGTGATGCGGATGTCGTGGTTCGCGACGACGCCGGGGAAACGCTTGGTGATGCCCTCCAGCTCTACGGCGGGTTTCGCCGTGGCCAGGGTGTCAGCACTCATTTCGCCTCTCCTAGAGGGGGGCGGCATAGGCAGAAGGCCCGAAGTATCCGGACTCCGGGCCCTCTGTCAATGGTCCTACCCCGGTTACGGCTTAGCCGGAACCGTGATTTTGCCGTCGACGATGTCCTGCTTGGCAGCGTCGAGCTTGTCCTTGATGTCGTCGATCTCGCCACCGGTGGTGGCCAGGCCCACGCCGTCGACCTTGAGGTCGTAGATGACGTTCGTGCCGCCCTTGGCGCCGCCCTGGAAGGCCTTGATGAACTCGAACACGCCGACGTCGACGCGCTTGAGCATCGAGGTCATGATGACCGGCTGCAGGTCGGCCTCCTTGACCGTCTGGCGCTGGTCGGAGTCGACGCCGATGGCCTTCTTCTTGGCCGCGGCCGCCGCCTGGAACACGCCGAGGCCGGAGTCGCCAGAGGCGTGGTAGACGATGTCCGCGCCGTCCTGGTACATCTTGTCGGCCGCGACCTTGCCCTTGTCGGGGGCCTTGAAGCCGGAGAAGTCACCGTCGGGGGTGAGGTACTTGATGTCGATCTTGATGTCCGACTTGACCGACTTGGCCCCGGCCACGAAACCGGCCTCGAACTTCTTGATCAGGTCGTTCTCGACGCCGCCGACGAAGCCGAGGTGGCCGCTCTCCGACTTGGTCGCCGCGGCGACGCCCGCCAGGTAGGAGCCCTGCTCCTCGGCGAACAGCAGGCCGGTCACGTTGGCCGCGTTCGAGGCGGAGTCCACGACCGCGAACTGAATGTCCGGGTACTCCTGGGCCGCCTTCTTGATGTCCTCGCCGTAGGCGAAGCCGACACCGATGATCGGGTTGTAGCCGGCGTCGGCGAGCTGGCGCAGCAGGTCACCACGGTTGGAACCGTCGGCGGCCGGGCTCAGCTCCTTGATCTCCGCCTGGAGGTCCGTCTTGGCCTTCTCCAGGCCGGCGTACGCCGCGTCGTTGAAGGACTTGTCACCACGTCCGCCGATGTCGAACGCCAGTCCCACCTTGAGCGCACTCTTCGGCGCCTCGCTGCTGGCCGCGCCGGTCGGCGCCTCGCTGGCCGTCGTGGAGCCCCCACCACCGCCGCCACATGCGGCCGCTGCCATGAGCATGACGCCGGCTACCGAACCGAGCGCCATCCTGTTGAATCGCTTGCCGAGCAAGGCGACTCCCTTCCATCTCCCCGCCGTCGAACTTCATCGCAGGCGCGAAGAAACGTACGGCACCTGCACGGAAGATAGTTGCTTGACCAGGGCAGACCAAACCAGCACACAGGGTCGCAACTACTCCGTTATCGACCTCAGTCGCGTCTGTGACCTGAAACCCCCAAGAGAGGCGTACAGAAGATTTGCCCGACTTTGGGGATGAATCACCTCTTGCCCTGGGCCCGATCATGACAGAGATTCCCACAGACGGTGGAATTTTCCGATCGGAGCCCGCATGCACCCTAGGAAGGCACTGGCCGTGCCACTGGCCGCGATTCTCATCGCGGCCTTGACCGGCACCACGCCTGCCGCAGCCGACACCCCCGCCTTAAAGATCGAGAACAACGCCACCCAGCCCATCTTCTCCCGAGCGGACGCCATCAAGCAGACGGTGTTCGTCGAGGTCGCCGGGACCGACAGCGACAACGACGGCGCACCGGACCGCGTCGCGGTGGACATCCTGCGCCCCAAGGAGACCGACCAGGGACTCAAGGTCCCGGTGATCATGGAGGCCAGCCCGTACTACGCCGGCGGCAACGACGTCGCCAACCACCCCGTGGACGTGGACGAGAACGGCAACCCCCTCCCCACGCTCAAAGCACTCGCCAACAAGCTGGCCGCCGAGCCGTTCGACGGCTATTACGACAATTATTTCCTGCCCCGCGGCTACGCCATCGCGCTGGTGGAGAACCTCGGCAGCGGCCGTGCCACCGGCTGCCCGACCTCCGGCGACCGCAACGAGACGGCCGGCCCGAAGGCCGCGATCGACTGGCTGAACGGCCGCGCCAAAGGCTTCGACGCCGCCGGCAACCCGGTCGAGGCCACCTGGTCGACCGGCAAGGTCGGCATGATCGGCGTCTCCTACAACGGCACGCTCCCGAACGCCGTCGCCGCGACCGGCGTCGAGGGCCTGGAGACGATCGTGCCGATCGCCGCGATCTCCAGCTGGTACGACTACTACCGCGCCAACGGCGGCGTCCTGGCCCCCGGCGGCTTCCAGGGCGAGGACCTGGACGTGCTCGCGAAATACGTGCTGACCAGGGAGAACGGCCAGGAGGCCTGCGGCGCGCTGATGGACCAGATCACCGCCACCCAGGACCGGATCACCGGCGACTACAGCCCCGTCTGGGACGCCCGCAACTACATGAACGACGTCGGCAAGGTCAAGGCCAGCGTCTTCGTCGTGCACGGGCTCAACGACTGGAACGTCAAGACCAAGCAGTTCGCGCAGTGGTGGTACGCCCTGGCCAAGCGGCACGTGCCGCGCAAGATCTGGCTGCACCAGGGCACTCACATGAACCCCTTCAGCCTGCGCACGGCCGAGTGGCTGCGCCAGCTGCACGGCTGGTTCGACCACTGGTTGTACGGCATCGACTCGGGCATCATGCGCGAGCCGCAGGCCGACGTCGAGCACGCGGCCGGCCAGTGGGCCCAGCACAGGTCGTGGCCGCTGCCCGGCGCCACCCCCGTCCCCCTCCACCTTGGCTCCGGCCAGCGGCTGAGCCTGACCCCGCAGCCGTTGCCGGCCAAGGAGTCCTTCGTCGACCAGAAGGCCAGGACCGCCGAGCAGCTCGTCGAGGCCACCGGTTCCGACCCGAACCGGCTGGCGTACACGACCGGCGGGCTCCCCGCCGACGTGCGGATCTCCGGCACGCCGACGGTGTCGGTGCGGGCCTCGTTCAAGAATGGGGCGTCACCGTATCTGACGGCGTTACTGGTGGACTACGGCACGGACGTCCGCCCGAACGGCTCGTTGCTCTCGACCGGCCAGACCTACTGCTACGGGCAGGGCGTCCCGGGTGACACGGGCTGCACCACGCTCAGGGTGCTCGGCACGGCCACCACGCCGTACAAGATCGTCACCCGGGGCTGGCTGGACGTGCGCAACCGGCACCGCCAGGACCGGACCGAGCCGCTGCGGCCGGGCAAGGAATACACCTTCACCTGGGACTTCCAGCCGACGGACTACGTGTTCAAGAAGGGCCACCGGCTGGGCCTGGTGATCATCTCGACCGACTACGACTACACCCTGCGCTACCCGCCGGGCACCGAGATCACGGTGTCGCCGGGACACTCGTCCCTGCGGCTGCCGCTGGTCACGCCAGCGCGCTGGTGATCGAGTCGAGCGGCCCGACCTCCCAGAGGGCGGTCAGCGCGGTGGCGGCCATGATCCGCACCCCCATCGCGATCGCCCTCTCGTCCACGTCGAACGTGCCCTGGTGGATGTCGTAGGTCACGCCGCCCGGTGAGCGGGTGCCCAGACGGGCGAACGCGCCGGGAATCGACTCGAGGTACCAAGCGAAGTCCTCGCCGCCGAGCGACTGCTGGGTCGGGATCACCGCACCCGCGCCCAGCACGCGCTCGGCGGCCTCGGCCAGCATCTCGACGCTGACCTCGTCGTTGACCACCGGCGGCACGCCGCGCTTGTAGTCCATCTCGGCCTCGATGCCGTAGGCGCCGGCCACCGACTCCAGCAGGGACTTGATCAGGTCGGGTGCGGCGTGCCAGGCGTTCTCGTCGAGGCAGCGCACGGTGCCCTCGGCGATGCCGTCGTCGGGGATCGCGTTGGCCGCCGTGCCGGCCTCGACCCGGCCCCAGACGAGGCTGAGCGAGGAACGCGGGTCGACGCGGCGCGACAGGGCGGCGGGCAGCTCGGTGAGGATCTTGGCGAGGGCGAAGACCAGGTCGGCGGTCAGGTGCGGGCGCGCGGTGTGGCCGCCGGGTCCCGAGACCCGGATGCTCAGCTTGTCGCAGGCCGAGGTGATCGGGCCCGGCCTGAGCCCGACCTGGCCGACGTCCACGCGCGGGTCGCAGTGCAGGCCGAAGATGCGGTCGACGCCGCTGATGCCGCCGTGCGCCATGACCTCGAGCGCGCCGCCCGGCAGCTCCTCAGCGGGCTGGAAGATCAGCCTGACCCGGCCGGGCAGGAGGCCGGCGGCGGCCTGCTGGGCGAGGAAGAGCGAGGTGCCGAGCAGCACAGCGGTGTGCACGTCATGGCCGCAGGCGTGGCAGGCGCCGCCCACGTTCGAGCGGTAGGACACGTCCTTCTCGTCGTGCAGCGGCAACGCGTCGATGTCCGCGCGCAGCGCGACGGTCGGGCCGTCGTCGCTGCCCACGTCGCAGATGAGGCCGGTGCCCCGGGGAAGCACCGAAGGCGTCAGCCCGGCGGCGGTGAGCCGCTCGGCGATCCGCTGTGTCGTGCGATATTCGGCGAAGGCCAGCTCAGGATGCATGTGGAGGTCGCGGCGGAATGCCACGAGATCCTGCTCGGTCTCCGCCAGGAACGCGTCGAGTTCGCCCCGAAGCTCACGTCCCCGCATATGTCACCATCCCGTCCATGCCGCGCGCCCCAATATGTCTGACCACCGCGGCTCATGCGCTGTGAAAGCTCGTCCTTCCGCCGTGGCCACCCGGTCGAGCGGCCGCTCGGCGAATCAAAAAACACACCCGCTGGTTCGGGTGCGCGAGATCGTCAGCATGGGCTTTGCGCTCATCAGTCGCGAGTGCCGCTGCAGCCCGG includes:
- a CDS encoding Xaa-Pro dipeptidyl-peptidase is translated as MHPRKALAVPLAAILIAALTGTTPAAADTPALKIENNATQPIFSRADAIKQTVFVEVAGTDSDNDGAPDRVAVDILRPKETDQGLKVPVIMEASPYYAGGNDVANHPVDVDENGNPLPTLKALANKLAAEPFDGYYDNYFLPRGYAIALVENLGSGRATGCPTSGDRNETAGPKAAIDWLNGRAKGFDAAGNPVEATWSTGKVGMIGVSYNGTLPNAVAATGVEGLETIVPIAAISSWYDYYRANGGVLAPGGFQGEDLDVLAKYVLTRENGQEACGALMDQITATQDRITGDYSPVWDARNYMNDVGKVKASVFVVHGLNDWNVKTKQFAQWWYALAKRHVPRKIWLHQGTHMNPFSLRTAEWLRQLHGWFDHWLYGIDSGIMREPQADVEHAAGQWAQHRSWPLPGATPVPLHLGSGQRLSLTPQPLPAKESFVDQKARTAEQLVEATGSDPNRLAYTTGGLPADVRISGTPTVSVRASFKNGASPYLTALLVDYGTDVRPNGSLLSTGQTYCYGQGVPGDTGCTTLRVLGTATTPYKIVTRGWLDVRNRHRQDRTEPLRPGKEYTFTWDFQPTDYVFKKGHRLGLVIISTDYDYTLRYPPGTEITVSPGHSSLRLPLVTPARW
- a CDS encoding M20 family metallopeptidase → MRGRELRGELDAFLAETEQDLVAFRRDLHMHPELAFAEYRTTQRIAERLTAAGLTPSVLPRGTGLICDVGSDDGPTVALRADIDALPLHDEKDVSYRSNVGGACHACGHDVHTAVLLGTSLFLAQQAAAGLLPGRVRLIFQPAEELPGGALEVMAHGGISGVDRIFGLHCDPRVDVGQVGLRPGPITSACDKLSIRVSGPGGHTARPHLTADLVFALAKILTELPAALSRRVDPRSSLSLVWGRVEAGTAANAIPDDGIAEGTVRCLDENAWHAAPDLIKSLLESVAGAYGIEAEMDYKRGVPPVVNDEVSVEMLAEAAERVLGAGAVIPTQQSLGGEDFAWYLESIPGAFARLGTRSPGGVTYDIHQGTFDVDERAIAMGVRIMAATALTALWEVGPLDSITSALA
- a CDS encoding BMP family lipoprotein — protein: MLGKRFNRMALGSVAGVMLMAAAACGGGGGGSTTASEAPTGAASSEAPKSALKVGLAFDIGGRGDKSFNDAAYAGLEKAKTDLQAEIKELSPAADGSNRGDLLRQLADAGYNPIIGVGFAYGEDIKKAAQEYPDIQFAVVDSASNAANVTGLLFAEEQGSYLAGVAAATKSESGHLGFVGGVENDLIKKFEAGFVAGAKSVKSDIKIDIKYLTPDGDFSGFKAPDKGKVAADKMYQDGADIVYHASGDSGLGVFQAAAAAKKKAIGVDSDQRQTVKEADLQPVIMTSMLKRVDVGVFEFIKAFQGGAKGGTNVIYDLKVDGVGLATTGGEIDDIKDKLDAAKQDIVDGKITVPAKP